In Streptomyces sp. P3, one DNA window encodes the following:
- a CDS encoding AMP-binding protein: MESTRGTGTVAELVAARWGDRRPGLWCEDTVLTHHEVAAGAAARAALLTDLLPPDGPPHLGLLLDNTPEFPLWLSAAALAGAAVAGINSTRRGPELARDVLHTECRLLITEHAHLPLLRGLDLPGVRLLITGTPAYDELLVPYADARPDPSRATPADRFLLYFTSGSTGAPKAAICTQGRLSAAGRSLAGQFAVGPDDVHYVCMPMFHGNAVIADWAPALTAGAGVALRRRFSASGFLADVRRHRATYFTYVGRAIQYVLATEPGPDDRDHVLRLGFGTEAGAVDAAAFERRFGVRLVEGYGSSEGGAAVQWSPGTPPGAVGRAGPGLVVLDPETGEECPRAVFDAAGRLLNGDAAIGELVNRGPNPFEGYWRNPAAEAERRREDGAYRTGDLFYRDREGFLYFAGRTDDRLRVDGENLAAAMIENILARYEGADAVAVYAVPDPVTGDQVMATLAGTFDPAGFAGFLLAQPDLGTKMAPRFVRVVDRMPVTATNKIHRALLRGEGPRCADPVWWRPPGESAYRRLTAREAAAAGPAVRTRGAGPARPAVEGGDAGKGEGSGQTEGRSGEAEGPLVFTRGPSSVRRQGLEPRTR; the protein is encoded by the coding sequence ATGGAGTCCACCAGGGGAACCGGTACCGTCGCCGAACTCGTGGCCGCCCGCTGGGGCGACCGCCGGCCGGGGCTGTGGTGCGAGGACACGGTCCTCACGCACCACGAGGTGGCCGCCGGCGCCGCCGCCCGGGCGGCTCTGCTGACCGACCTGCTGCCGCCGGACGGGCCGCCGCACCTCGGGCTGCTGCTGGACAACACACCGGAGTTCCCGCTCTGGCTGTCGGCCGCGGCCCTCGCCGGGGCGGCCGTCGCCGGGATCAACTCCACCCGGCGCGGCCCCGAGCTGGCCCGGGACGTCCTGCACACCGAGTGCCGGCTGCTGATCACCGAGCACGCCCACCTGCCGCTGCTCAGAGGACTCGACCTGCCCGGAGTCCGCCTGCTGATCACCGGCACGCCCGCGTACGACGAGCTCCTCGTCCCGTACGCGGACGCCCGCCCGGACCCGTCCCGCGCCACGCCCGCCGACCGGTTCCTGCTCTACTTCACCTCCGGCTCGACCGGCGCCCCCAAGGCCGCGATCTGCACACAGGGCCGGCTGTCGGCCGCCGGGCGCTCCCTGGCCGGACAGTTCGCCGTCGGCCCGGACGACGTGCACTACGTCTGCATGCCGATGTTCCACGGCAACGCGGTGATCGCCGACTGGGCCCCGGCGCTGACGGCCGGCGCCGGGGTGGCGCTGCGCCGGCGCTTCTCGGCGTCGGGGTTCCTGGCGGACGTACGGCGCCACAGGGCGACGTACTTCACCTATGTCGGCCGGGCGATCCAGTACGTCCTGGCCACCGAGCCGGGCCCGGACGACCGGGACCACGTGCTGCGCCTGGGCTTCGGCACCGAGGCGGGAGCGGTGGACGCGGCAGCCTTCGAACGGCGCTTCGGGGTGCGGCTGGTGGAGGGGTACGGCTCCTCGGAGGGCGGGGCGGCGGTGCAGTGGTCGCCCGGCACACCGCCGGGCGCGGTCGGCCGGGCGGGCCCGGGTCTCGTCGTCCTCGATCCGGAGACGGGCGAGGAGTGTCCGCGGGCCGTGTTCGACGCGGCGGGGCGGCTGCTGAACGGCGACGCGGCGATCGGGGAGCTGGTCAACCGGGGCCCGAACCCCTTCGAGGGCTACTGGCGCAACCCGGCGGCGGAGGCGGAGCGGCGCCGGGAGGACGGCGCGTACCGGACCGGCGACCTCTTCTACCGGGACCGCGAGGGCTTCCTCTACTTCGCGGGCCGCACCGACGACCGGCTTCGCGTCGACGGCGAGAACCTGGCCGCCGCGATGATCGAGAACATCCTCGCCCGGTACGAGGGGGCGGACGCCGTCGCCGTCTACGCGGTGCCGGACCCGGTGACCGGCGACCAGGTGATGGCGACGCTGGCCGGGACGTTCGATCCGGCGGGCTTCGCCGGCTTCCTGCTCGCCCAGCCCGACCTGGGCACCAAGATGGCGCCCCGGTTCGTGCGGGTGGTGGACCGGATGCCCGTCACCGCGACGAACAAGATCCACCGGGCCCTGCTGCGGGGCGAGGGGCCGCGTTGCGCCGACCCGGTGTGGTGGCGGCCGCCGGGAGAGTCCGCCTACCGGAGGCTGACGGCGCGGGAGGCCGCGGCGGCCGGACCTGCCGTGCGGACCAGAGGGGCCGGACCGGCCCGGCCGGCCGTGGAGGGAGGGGACGCCGGGAAAGGTGAGGGATCCGGGCAGACCGAGGGGCGATCCGGGGAAGCCGAAGGGCCCCTCGTGTTCACGAGAGGCCCTTCATCTGTGCGCCGCCAGGGACTCGAACCCCGGACCCGCTGA
- a CDS encoding IclR family transcriptional regulator — MALKHEPTAPYHSTQHALRVLESVARHPTGITDTRLARLTGLDPERLTTLLRMLRREGYVEQLADGVYVTGDALTRLGSAEDHDQALRARLQHTLDRLRDSVGAAVYISRYVDGEVTITQYADGPATPSVNEWFDFRRSAHATALGKSLLGQLDHNGRRDHLSRHKMARLTSRTITSDKLLLSRLEAQAPTVPVLDLQEYAIGTVCAAVPITAGSTAGCLALSLPVAHAHRLRQAAETLNRNAAPVLLSLAI, encoded by the coding sequence GTGGCGCTGAAACACGAGCCGACCGCGCCGTACCACTCGACCCAGCACGCGCTGCGCGTCCTGGAGAGCGTGGCGCGGCACCCCACCGGAATCACCGACACCCGACTCGCCCGCCTGACCGGCCTCGACCCGGAGCGCCTGACCACGCTCCTGCGGATGCTGCGCCGCGAGGGATACGTCGAGCAACTCGCCGACGGGGTGTACGTGACCGGTGACGCCCTCACCCGCCTCGGCTCCGCAGAGGACCACGACCAGGCCCTGCGCGCGAGGCTCCAGCACACCCTCGACCGGCTGCGCGACTCCGTCGGCGCGGCCGTCTACATCAGCCGGTACGTGGACGGCGAGGTCACCATCACCCAGTACGCGGACGGCCCCGCCACGCCGTCCGTCAACGAGTGGTTCGACTTCCGCCGTTCCGCGCACGCCACCGCGCTCGGCAAGAGCCTGCTCGGCCAGCTCGACCACAACGGCCGCCGCGACCACCTCTCCCGGCACAAGATGGCCCGGCTCACCTCGCGCACCATCACCAGCGACAAGCTGCTGCTGTCGCGTCTGGAGGCCCAGGCGCCCACCGTCCCGGTGCTCGACCTCCAGGAGTACGCGATCGGCACGGTCTGCGCCGCCGTCCCGATCACCGCGGGCTCCACGGCGGGCTGTCTGGCCCTCTCCCTGCCCGTCGCCCACGCCCACCGGCTCCGCCAGGCCGCCGAGACCCTGAACAGGAACGCGGCGCCGGTCCTGCTGTCGCTCGCCATCTGA
- the ehuA gene encoding ectoine/hydroxyectoine ABC transporter ATP-binding protein EhuA: MSADTDPAQTLEPLANPPVDGSELIRFDQVTKRFGDNTVLDRLDFSVDSGKHVTLIGPSGSGKTTILRLLMTLATPDEGTIRVGGEYLTHEERDGRLVPAGERHVREVRKNIGMVFQQFNLFPNMKVLRNITEAPVTVLGLSGDEAEQRARELLELVGLTEHIDKYPSQLSGGQQQRVAIARALAMRPQVLLLDEVTSALDPELVAGVLDVLRDIARTTDITMLCVTHEMGFARDISDQVLMFDSGRVIESGPPEKMFSDPEQERTREFLSAVL; the protein is encoded by the coding sequence TTGTCCGCTGACACCGATCCCGCACAGACCCTCGAGCCCCTCGCCAACCCGCCGGTGGACGGCAGTGAGCTGATCCGCTTCGACCAGGTCACGAAGCGCTTCGGCGACAACACCGTCCTCGACCGGCTCGACTTCTCCGTCGACTCCGGCAAGCACGTCACGCTGATCGGCCCGTCGGGCTCCGGCAAGACGACGATCCTGCGGCTGCTGATGACCCTGGCCACGCCCGACGAGGGCACCATCAGGGTGGGCGGCGAGTACCTGACCCACGAGGAGCGCGACGGCAGACTGGTCCCGGCCGGCGAGAGGCACGTCCGCGAGGTCCGTAAGAACATCGGGATGGTCTTCCAGCAGTTCAACCTCTTCCCGAACATGAAGGTGCTGCGCAACATCACCGAGGCCCCCGTCACCGTCCTCGGCCTGTCCGGGGACGAGGCGGAACAGCGGGCGCGCGAGCTGCTCGAACTGGTCGGTCTGACCGAGCACATAGACAAGTACCCGAGCCAGCTGTCCGGCGGCCAGCAGCAGCGGGTGGCGATCGCCCGGGCGCTGGCGATGCGGCCGCAGGTCCTGCTGCTGGACGAGGTGACCTCGGCGCTGGACCCGGAGCTGGTGGCCGGAGTCCTGGACGTGCTGCGGGACATCGCCCGCACCACCGACATCACCATGCTCTGCGTGACCCACGAGATGGGCTTCGCCCGGGACATCTCCGACCAGGTGCTGATGTTCGACTCGGGCCGTGTCATCGAGTCGGGTCCGCCGGAGAAGATGTTCAGCGATCCGGAGCAGGAGCGCACGCGGGAGTTCCTCAGCGCCGTGCTGTGA
- the ehuD gene encoding ectoine/hydroxyectoine ABC transporter permease subunit EhuD has product MSWDWNVVDAFMPRFWDGVLVTLQALAAGTLIAFTLGLVWALAQRSGRAWVRRPVVAVTEFVRNTPLLVQLFFLFYVVPNFGPSMSPLTTGIVGLGLHYSTYTAEVYRAGIDGVPAGQWEAATALNLPRGRTWRVVILPQAIRRVVPPLGNYVIAMLKDSPMIATIGAFDMLGEAQTFSNETFTTEALTVVGVAFIVIAYPASLLIRALERRLVR; this is encoded by the coding sequence ATGAGCTGGGACTGGAACGTCGTGGACGCCTTCATGCCGCGCTTCTGGGACGGCGTGCTCGTCACCCTGCAGGCGCTGGCCGCCGGCACGCTGATCGCCTTCACGCTGGGACTGGTGTGGGCGCTGGCCCAGCGGTCCGGTCGGGCGTGGGTGCGCCGGCCGGTCGTCGCCGTCACGGAGTTCGTCCGCAACACGCCGCTGCTGGTGCAGCTGTTCTTCCTCTTCTACGTGGTGCCGAACTTCGGCCCCTCGATGTCGCCGCTCACCACCGGCATCGTCGGCCTCGGTCTGCACTACTCCACCTACACCGCGGAGGTGTACCGCGCGGGCATCGACGGCGTGCCCGCAGGCCAGTGGGAGGCGGCCACGGCGCTGAACCTGCCCAGGGGCCGCACCTGGCGGGTGGTGATCCTCCCGCAGGCGATCCGCCGGGTCGTCCCGCCGCTGGGCAACTACGTCATCGCCATGCTCAAGGACTCTCCGATGATCGCGACCATCGGTGCCTTCGACATGCTCGGCGAGGCCCAGACCTTCAGCAACGAGACCTTCACCACGGAGGCGCTGACCGTCGTCGGCGTGGCGTTCATCGTCATCGCCTACCCCGCCTCCCTTCTGATCCGAGCCCTGGAGCGACGCCTTGTCCGCTGA
- the ehuC gene encoding ectoine/hydroxyectoine ABC transporter permease subunit EhuC, whose amino-acid sequence MMSSEFFTTWFLPGIWVTVQVTVYAAALGAAISFGIGLARGSRYWIVRFLAGIYFEVFRGMSALVLMFWMFFALPLFGWQLVPMWAGVSALGLTYGAYGSEIVRGSLAAVSPAQKEAGVALNFTRLQRLRLIELPQAWPEMVPPFNNLLIELLKGTALVSVITVADMTFAGNLVRLGTNETTPVYTLLLVLYFVLAFLITRGMRLLERRAKAGIGRRPEKTGGTARRSGTRGERLSAGSRSAAGGTA is encoded by the coding sequence ATGATGAGTTCCGAGTTCTTCACCACCTGGTTCCTGCCGGGCATCTGGGTGACCGTCCAGGTGACGGTGTACGCGGCGGCCCTCGGCGCGGCCATCTCGTTCGGGATCGGTCTGGCCCGCGGGTCGCGGTACTGGATCGTCCGCTTTCTCGCCGGGATCTACTTCGAGGTCTTCCGGGGCATGTCGGCGCTGGTGCTGATGTTCTGGATGTTCTTCGCGCTGCCCCTGTTCGGCTGGCAGCTGGTGCCCATGTGGGCCGGCGTCAGCGCGCTCGGCCTGACCTACGGCGCCTACGGCTCCGAGATCGTCCGCGGGTCCCTGGCCGCCGTCTCCCCGGCGCAGAAGGAGGCGGGCGTCGCGCTCAACTTCACCCGGCTGCAGCGGCTGCGTCTGATCGAACTGCCCCAGGCCTGGCCCGAGATGGTGCCGCCGTTCAACAACCTGCTGATCGAGCTGCTGAAGGGCACCGCCCTGGTCTCGGTCATCACGGTGGCCGACATGACGTTCGCCGGCAACCTGGTCCGGCTGGGCACCAACGAGACCACCCCGGTCTACACCCTGCTGCTGGTCCTGTACTTCGTCCTCGCCTTCCTCATCACCCGCGGCATGCGGCTGCTGGAGCGCAGGGCCAAGGCGGGGATCGGCCGGCGGCCCGAGAAGACCGGCGGGACCGCCCGCAGGTCCGGCACGCGCGGCGAACGCCTGTCCGCCGGTTCGCGGTCCGCGGCAGGAGGCACGGCATGA
- the ehuB gene encoding ectoine/hydroxyectoine ABC transporter substrate-binding protein EhuB — protein sequence MARPQAHRSGTGPRPHRGPSRRSLLTAAVSLSAAGSLGAAGCSRVPDDGKVLGGGLLDTLRKQGSVKIGIASEPPFGYVGDDGRATGEAPAIARVIFKRLGIDDVEPVPVDFGALIPGLKARQFDVVSAGMYINPVRCEQVLFADPDYLMLDSFIVRKGNPHGVRTYDDVKKKGLKLASGKAYAQIDYAKAAGIKDVLVLPDQVAGLDAVAQGRVDAFAGTRITVKSAVASSGRVSATEPFQPVVDGEPAYGAGGFAFRQSEKNLRDAFNGELLELKKDDYRELLGIVAPFGFVRADMTDLTAKELCG from the coding sequence ATGGCTCGACCACAAGCACATCGATCAGGAACCGGCCCCCGACCCCACAGAGGACCCAGCCGCCGCTCACTGCTCACGGCGGCGGTGTCGCTGAGCGCCGCCGGAAGTCTGGGGGCGGCAGGCTGCAGCCGCGTCCCGGACGACGGAAAGGTTCTGGGGGGCGGTCTTCTGGACACTTTGCGGAAGCAGGGGTCCGTGAAGATCGGCATCGCCAGCGAGCCGCCCTTCGGGTACGTCGGGGACGACGGACGGGCCACCGGGGAAGCGCCCGCGATCGCGCGGGTGATCTTCAAGCGGCTCGGCATCGACGACGTCGAGCCGGTGCCGGTGGACTTCGGCGCCCTCATACCGGGGCTCAAGGCCCGGCAGTTCGATGTGGTGTCCGCCGGTATGTACATCAATCCGGTCCGGTGCGAGCAGGTGCTCTTCGCCGACCCGGACTATCTGATGCTGGACTCCTTCATCGTCCGCAAGGGCAATCCGCACGGCGTCAGGACGTACGACGACGTCAAGAAGAAGGGGCTCAAGCTCGCCTCCGGGAAGGCGTACGCCCAGATCGACTACGCCAAGGCCGCGGGCATCAAGGACGTGCTGGTCCTGCCGGACCAGGTGGCCGGTCTGGACGCGGTGGCCCAGGGCCGGGTGGACGCCTTCGCGGGCACCCGCATCACGGTGAAGTCGGCGGTGGCGAGTTCCGGACGGGTGTCCGCGACCGAGCCGTTCCAGCCCGTGGTGGACGGCGAACCGGCGTACGGCGCGGGCGGCTTCGCCTTCCGGCAGTCCGAGAAGAACCTCCGTGACGCGTTCAACGGGGAACTGCTGGAGCTCAAGAAGGACGACTACCGGGAACTCCTCGGGATCGTCGCCCCCTTCGGCTTCGTAAGGGCCGACATGACGGACCTCACGGCGAAGGAGCTGTGCGGCTGA
- a CDS encoding cupin domain-containing protein, giving the protein MNSSPLVVRSGQAETLQDGALSLITLLADADATGEALTANKAAFAEGSPGAPAHFHTRATEVFYVLDGRMRFLIGDEVRTLDRGDFLTVPPTVPHAFAPAPGSTAELLVLFTPGLHRFDYYRLLERVHHGEAGVEEIRASSERYDNHYVDSALWRDELRRTAPDHA; this is encoded by the coding sequence ATGAACAGCAGCCCCCTCGTCGTCCGCTCCGGCCAGGCCGAGACCCTCCAGGACGGCGCCCTCAGCCTGATCACGCTGCTCGCCGACGCGGACGCCACCGGCGAGGCCCTCACCGCCAACAAGGCGGCCTTCGCCGAGGGCTCACCCGGCGCTCCCGCGCACTTCCACACCAGGGCGACCGAGGTGTTCTACGTCCTGGACGGCCGGATGCGCTTCCTGATCGGCGACGAGGTGCGCACCCTGGACCGGGGGGATTTCCTGACCGTCCCGCCGACCGTCCCGCACGCCTTCGCGCCGGCTCCCGGCAGCACCGCCGAACTGCTCGTCCTCTTCACGCCCGGACTGCACCGCTTCGACTACTACCGGCTGCTGGAGCGCGTGCACCACGGCGAGGCGGGCGTGGAGGAGATCCGCGCGAGCTCCGAGCGCTACGACAACCACTACGTCGACAGCGCCCTGTGGCGTGACGAGCTGCGCCGGACCGCCCCGGACCACGCCTGA
- a CDS encoding D-2-hydroxyacid dehydrogenase, whose amino-acid sequence MAAVPPSPAAPPPAAPSAPPTLLVLDADPPPRLGRLTGRVRVVHTDEASLAERLPAADVLLVWDFTSRAVRDAWPGEGPRPRWVHTASAGVDHLMCPELTASDTVVTNARGVFDEPVAEYVAALVLTMAKDLPLTWELQQRGEWRHREGRRVAGTRAVVVGSGPIGRAVARTLKALGMTAAVVGRVPRTGIHGPDDLDRLLARADWVVAAAPLTEQTRGMFDLRRFGVMQPSARFVNVGRGQLVVEEALVRALERRWIAGAALDVLASEPLPVDSPLWRVPGLLISPHMSGDTVGWRDDLGAQFVELFERWAVGRPLRNVVDKRRGYVPGH is encoded by the coding sequence ATGGCCGCCGTCCCCCCGTCCCCCGCCGCGCCGCCTCCCGCCGCCCCTTCCGCCCCTCCCACGCTCCTCGTCCTCGACGCGGACCCGCCGCCCCGGCTCGGGCGGCTCACCGGGCGGGTCCGGGTGGTGCACACCGACGAGGCCTCGCTCGCCGAACGGCTGCCGGCCGCCGACGTCCTGCTGGTCTGGGACTTCACCTCGCGCGCGGTCCGCGACGCCTGGCCCGGCGAGGGCCCGCGGCCACGCTGGGTGCACACGGCGAGCGCGGGCGTGGACCACCTGATGTGTCCTGAACTCACCGCGTCGGACACGGTGGTGACGAACGCCCGCGGCGTGTTCGACGAGCCGGTCGCCGAGTACGTCGCCGCGCTGGTGCTGACGATGGCGAAGGACCTGCCCCTGACCTGGGAGCTCCAGCAGCGGGGCGAGTGGCGGCACCGGGAGGGCCGGCGGGTCGCCGGGACCCGGGCCGTCGTCGTCGGGTCGGGGCCGATCGGGCGTGCCGTCGCCCGCACGCTGAAGGCGCTCGGCATGACCGCGGCGGTCGTCGGCCGCGTCCCGCGGACCGGCATCCACGGCCCCGACGACCTGGACCGGCTGCTGGCCCGTGCCGACTGGGTGGTCGCGGCCGCGCCGCTCACCGAGCAGACGCGGGGCATGTTCGACCTCCGGCGGTTCGGCGTGATGCAGCCCTCGGCCCGGTTCGTGAACGTCGGCCGCGGGCAACTGGTCGTGGAGGAGGCGCTGGTGCGGGCCCTGGAGCGGCGGTGGATCGCCGGCGCCGCCCTGGACGTCCTCGCCTCGGAGCCGCTGCCTGTCGACAGCCCGCTGTGGCGGGTGCCGGGTCTGCTGATCTCGCCCCACATGAGCGGTGACACGGTCGGCTGGCGGGACGACCTCGGCGCGCAGTTCGTCGAGTTGTTCGAGCGGTGGGCGGTCGGCCGGCCACTGCGGAACGTGGTCGACAAGCGGCGCGGATACGTGCCCGGGCACTGA
- a CDS encoding decarboxylase, translated as MTALGFLYPGHSAEDDYPRIEQLLGSDVRLDLVHTGVGEGTHRVDALRQKGATEQLAEGVAQLRLAGVEAIVWASTSGGFVHGWEGAQEQVRTLATSAGTPASSTSFAFVRAARELGAARVAVAAAYPDDVAALFADFLRAGGVGVTGVHGAGIGTAAEVGAWGEAEVFALARAADSPEAQAVLLPGTALHTAAYLTELEKELGKPVLTANQVTVWEALRLTDRRVNAPGLGALFTREPVVQV; from the coding sequence ATGACCGCACTCGGATTCCTCTACCCGGGCCACTCCGCCGAGGACGACTACCCGCGCATCGAGCAGCTCCTGGGCAGCGACGTCCGGCTGGACCTGGTCCACACCGGCGTCGGCGAGGGCACCCACCGGGTCGACGCCCTGCGGCAGAAGGGCGCGACCGAGCAGCTGGCGGAGGGCGTCGCGCAACTGCGGCTCGCGGGCGTCGAGGCGATCGTGTGGGCGAGCACCAGCGGCGGCTTCGTGCACGGCTGGGAGGGCGCCCAGGAACAGGTGCGCACCCTGGCCACCAGCGCCGGAACGCCGGCCTCCTCGACCTCGTTCGCCTTCGTGCGGGCGGCCCGGGAGCTCGGGGCCGCGCGCGTGGCCGTCGCGGCGGCCTACCCGGACGACGTGGCCGCGCTCTTCGCCGACTTCCTCCGGGCGGGCGGCGTCGGGGTGACCGGCGTCCACGGCGCCGGGATCGGCACGGCGGCCGAGGTGGGCGCCTGGGGCGAGGCGGAGGTGTTCGCGCTCGCGCGGGCGGCCGACTCCCCCGAGGCGCAGGCGGTCCTGCTGCCCGGCACCGCCCTGCACACGGCCGCGTACCTGACGGAGCTGGAGAAGGAGCTCGGCAAGCCGGTCCTCACCGCCAACCAGGTCACGGTGTGGGAGGCGCTGCGCCTCACCGACCGGCGGGTGAACGCGCCGGGGCTCGGCGCCCTGTTCACCCGGGAGCCCGTCGTGCAGGTGTGA